A window of Legionella adelaidensis genomic DNA:
AAAACAGCCCTTTGGTTCTTTAAGTACTGAATTATTGCGGGTATTAAATGTAACGACTCTTGCCGTAGACCCCTCTTTAAGTAGTTCTCTTTTTAAGCCCCACAAAAAACCTTTTAACGAATCAGAAGGCCAAAATAGTTATTGCATGCGTATGGTACAGTTAGGGTGCGGTATGTTGCTCGCTACCGCCTTGGTAGTTCCGGCTATTGCTGTTACACATAAAATAGCAATCGCCTTGTTAATAGCAGGAATTTTCACTGGTATTCTCATGCTATGCGCAGCCTTGTTTAGTAAAAATTCCAAAGAGCCCACAGACAGAGTTATTTCTACGCCAGTAATTTAGTTTTTTGTTAGCAAATTATTTTCCTCATGCTAGTATTTTTGTTTTAACTAAGAGAAACATTATGCAAAATACTTTCTGCTGGGTTGATATCCCTTGTAATAGTTTAGAACGAGCCATCTCTTTTTATAGCGCTGTCTTGGCACAACCTGTGCAACTTTTTGATGAACATGGATATAAATTTGGATTATTACCGCATGTAGAAACGAATGTCTCAGGATGTCTTTGCGAAATGCCTGATCGTAAACCGTCTCAAAGTGGCCCTTTAGTTTATTTAAATGTCGAAGGGCGGTTAGACGCAGCGATTGAAGCAGCAAGAAAGGCAGGGGCACAAATTATTAAAGAAAAAGAGCAAATAGGCCCTTATGGTCATCGAGCCTTGATTGTAGATAGCGAAGGAAATGGAGTAGCTCTTTACTCAAAAGAAGCATAAGGTAGCTTGCCTTACTCTGCGTGGGAATACAGAATTAACTCGGCCCCAAGGGATTGAAATGATACGTAAGCTTTCATTGTTATTCATTACCTTCTTTTTTTTATCAGCCTGTCAGTTTCCCGCCGATCCTGATAAAACGTTAGAAAAAATCGAAATGATAAAGAAAATGAAGGTAGGGTGGTGTGGTGGGCCGTTTGATGAATTAGTACTAAAAGAAAAAGATTTGATTAATGCATTGTCTCAAACGCTGGATGCCACTGTAACCTGGGAAAGCGATTTGCAAGAAGTTCTTTTTGAAAAATTAGAAGAAAACAAATTACAAGTAGTTGTTTGCCGTATCAAAGAAAACTCACCCTGGAAGGATAAGCTAGCTTTCACCACGCCCTTTTTTATTCATAAAAAGGAAAAGTTTGTACTAGCGCTTCCTCCGGGGGAGAATGCTTGGCTTAAATATGTGAATGAATTTATTGTTCAGTTCAAGGAAAAGAATGACCAATATTTCTAAGACTTTAGAATTTCCCAAAGACATTGAGCATATTTACCAGAAGGCTATCAGGTATCAATGGATTAGTTTTTTTTATATGATTTCTAGCGCCATATTCACTTTTATTGTGATGTCGAATTCGCAAGCCATGAAGACCGTATGGTTGCAAGATCTACTAGGAATTATACCGCCGTTTTCTTTCCTGATCTCAACTAGAATAGTGCGTTGGAAGGCTACCAGAAATTTTCCTTATGGTTTTCACCGCATAGTCAATTTGGCTTATCTTACTAGCGCGCTTTCCTTATTTATCCTTGGCCTGTACTTACTTATAGATGGATTAACTGCCTTAATCAAATTAGAACACCCTACCATTACCACAATTTTTATAGGGGATACTCCCATTTGGTTAGGTTATATTATGTTCCTGGCATTACTTTGGTCTAGCATACCATCAACGATACTCGGTCATATAAAGATTCCATTAGCTAAGAGTCTGTACGACAAAATATTATTTGCAGATTCAAAAATGAATAAAGCCAGCTGGACGAGTGGCTTTGCGAGCATTGTTGGATTAATAGGTATCGGGTTCGGTTTCTGGTGGGCGGACGCTGTAGCTGCTTTACTTATTTCTCTGAGTATCCTAAATGATGGGTATAGTAATCTAAAACAATCTCTTTTAGACCTGCTAGACGAGATTCCCAAGAATATTGGTAATAACAAAACAGATCCTTTAATCGCTCAAATCAAAAAAATCGTGGAAGAGGAAAGTTGGGTAAAAGAAGCAAAAATAAGAGTACGTGATGAAGGCCATGTTTTTTTTGGTGATATATTTATCCTGCCTAAAGCGAAAGATGTTCCCACAGCAAAAATAGATTTACTCCGTGAAAAACTTGAAAAATTTCACTGGCGATTACATGACATGACGATCATGCCTGTTGAAAAATTATAAAGTTGGCTTCTTGATTAAATATCATTTATACTGCGCCCCGCATTGTGAGATTGATTAAAAAAAGATCATTGCACCCTGCAAACTTTGGCCCTTTCTGGGAAAAGTAAATGATAAAAACATGCTAATCGCATGAAAATAATAAGAGGTAACAATAATGAAAAAAACCGTAGTAAATATGGGTTTATTAACCATAGCTTTATCTTCTAGTGTTTATGCTGGAACAATGGGTCCAATTCAAACTGCTACCGTTAGTCCTTTTGTAGGTATTGAGGGCGGGTATACTTGGAGCCAATTGAACGGATTCGACTTTAACGTCGTCGATACTTTACGTATTCGTACGAATGATAGCGAAAAAGGATGGAGCGGCCGTATTTCTACTGGATTAATTTATCCTCTCAACGATACGTTCTCTACTACCGGTGAAATTGGTTGGGGATATTATGGCAAAACTGATTTTAGTGGTGTGCTTTCAGTTCCCGGGTTACCCACGGTAAATTTAAACGGCGTTGATATAAAGTCTTCACAAAACGGGTTTGACGTTTTAGCTGGCGTAATGTACACACAGCCAAGCTACGATTTATTTTTTAAAGCAGGTGCTTTGATTCAAAATTCACGTTTAAATGTGCGTATTAACGAATCCCTGTTGGATTCTGATTTAATTGGAATCATTTCTAACAAATCAAGCCAAACAGAAGCCTTACCATTAATTAAATTAGGTGGTGCTTACCACATTAATGAGCAATTATCAGTAACCGCTTCCTGGATGCATGCTTTCGGTTCTGAGCAAAAATACAACGTTAGCTTATTGCAATCAGTAACTGCCCCTGCATTTAATGCCAACATTAATACTATGAACCCAACTATAGATTCCATACTCGTTGGTTTACAGTATAAATTTGCATAATAAATATAAATGTGTGTTGGGCCTGTCGGCCCAACTTATATTAAGAAATTATTGGGGATGCGGTCGCGTTTATGGCCGCTACTGTTTCCTCTACTACTTTTAACAATTGCTCATAAAGTGGTTCTCTCAGTGTGACGTTTCCTGCTTTGATATAGCGCTCTAAAAACTGGCATGCAAACTTCATGCGTATTGTACCAATGTATATAGCTCCACCTTTCATTTTGTGCGCTATTTTTTCAACCGCATTCCAATCTTTAGTCTTGTAAGAGTTTTTTAATGCTTCTACATCCTTAGGCAGCTCTTGGTTACCCATAAGTAGTAACATTTGTTTTAGCAATTCTTCATTACCAGAGTTTTGTATTCCTGATTTCATATCAATTAGTGGGTATTGTTCAATTGCGAATAGCTCTTTTTCTGTATTTGGTAAATCCGCTCCAAGTAAAGGAACGTCACTACTATTTTTATCACTTGATTCTTCAGGATGAAGATATTGCTTAATGGTTTGCATCATTTCTAAATTGACCGGTTTGGAAAAGACATCGTTCATACCTGCTTGTATACATTCTTCTTTCGCCTCATCACCCACATGAGCAGTTAGGCCAATAATAGGAATAGATTTTTTGTTTTCTTGCATTTCCCATTCACGAATTAATTGGGTAAGTTGTAATCCTGAAATGTCCGGTAAACCAATATCTGTAACAATTAAGGAAAAGTTATTTTTTTTCACTAAAGTTAAAGCGGTTGTCCCATCAATTGCAGTAGAGAGTTGAAAACCTGCACGCAAAGCAAAAATTTCTGCCATTTTTAATGCTATGGCATTGTCTTCTACTAATAAAATGGTGGGAGCATTTGTAGAAGTAGTTTCGTTTGTAATTTTAGTTTTTTTATTTTGGACTTTTACATCTAAGTTCTCCGCTTCCTTACGGTCGCGGTTCGGGTTTCCACCGATTTTACATTTTAAATCGAAATAAAAGGTAGTGCCTTTGCCTTCTTCACTTTCTACGTTAATTTTACTGCCTAGCAGCTTGGCATATACTTGCGCTATATGTAATCCCAATCCATGGCCGGTATATACACCTTTATAGGAAGCCTCAACACGATAAAAACGTTGGAATACTTTTTTAAGTTTATCTTGTGCTATGCCTATACCGGTGTCTTTAACTGAGAAACGAAGCGTAGTAAATTCCTTCTCCTTTTTCATGCAATCTACCTGGATTGTTACGCCGCCTTCTTTAGTAAACTTGATAGCATTGCCTAATAGATTTAATAAAATTCGATGTATTTTAGTACGATCACTAAATAAAAAAACAGGAGTTCTTTTATCGATATCTAAATTTAAGAATAAGCCTTTTAAGGAGGTTGAAGGCCGCTCAAGATCTATAAGACTTTGCAAACAATTTTTTAATTCGAAATTCTCAATGTGAATATCATTCTCATTCACATTATCAGCAGAAACCACGTCCAATATGCCATTTAATAAACTTAACAACTGCTCAGCACACTGATTGATGGACTGCGCATATTCTTTTTGTTGTTCGTTAATAGCAATTTCTTCCAATAACTCTGACATGCCGACCACCCCACTTAGAGGAGTGCGAATATCATGGCTCATGTTAGCGATAAACTCAGTTTTAGCTAAGCTTGCGGCTTCTGCTTTATTTTTAGCTTCTTCTAAAGACTGCTCTAATTCTTTTTGTCGCGTAATGTCTGAGTAAATTGCTAATACTCCATAAATCTCACCCGCTTTATTTCTTAAGGGGGTTTTATTGGTAGATAAAATGCGGGTTTGCCCATCTGAAAGAGTTTGTGTTTCTTCAATATTGAGTTTGGGATTCCCTGTTTCAATTACCCAACGGTCATCTTCTCTATAGGTATCGCTTTGTTCTTTGGTGGTGGGCAAATCGTAATCCGTTTTCCCAACAATTTCGTCACTGGATTGTAATCCTATTGCTGTTGCTAAATTGTGATTACAACCCAAATATACTGAATTCTTATCTTTCCAAAAAATATAATGATGCGGCAATTGATCAATAATGCTCTGGGTAATTGTGTCTTTATTTTCAAGGCTACTCACCATTTCTGAATTAACGCCTAAAAGGGTGAACATTTCCTCTTTCGAATTTTTTACCTTAGTTAAGGTCCACTTATAATTCGCCTGTAATTTGTCTTGACCGAGTGGTATTGTCGTTTCAAACTCTGCCGCGTCTGTTAAATTAGTTAAGGGGAAAGCAATATTTTTATGTTGAAATACATCACGTAGATTAGAGGCAATGATCTTGTTTTTCGGAAATGCTACTAGTTTGAGAAAGCATTCATTACAATCAATGATAGTAGCTTTTTTATCCAGTAAAACAGCGGGAAATGCTAAATCAAACAAAGACTGAGGCTTGTTTCCTTTTATTTCGCTTTTCATCTAACACGTTTTTCCAAACTACCCGGGCATAATTTCTATTGTAGTACTGGAAAAAATATATTGTTAGGCTTGGCACGCAAAATTCGTCTCTACCGTGTCTTCTTTTGGAATATTACGATATTTATGCCAAGCAAAAGTTGCTAATAATATGATAGAAAGACTGAGTAAATATAAGGAGGCATAGGGAAATACAACGGATAATCCTAAGCCCATTAAACTGCCGCAAAGAAGTAGGGAATTCGTTTTGAGGAAGCTATGTCTGGTTGGAGCTTTGGAAGTATTAAAAAAGTTATGATTCGACACGGTAGCTCTCAACTCTGAAAAAGTCTGCAAGTTGGCGGTATTTGCCTCATGTGCGCTTGGTTTCTCTTCAATTTCAAAAATACCGTGATCGAGAACTCCGCCTCTCATATAAGAATATTTGCCCTTATACAAAATATTTTCTTGAGCTATCAATGCCTTAACTTCATCTTCTACGTCGAAAACATTACTTACTTTACCTGGTACTACGTGAATTATGTTTCCATTTCCATAAGTGACGGCGCTTCTAAATTCTCTTCGGGTTTTTAGTTTGGCAAGAACTTGCCCTTTCCATCCTACGTATTCAAAACGCTGCTCAAAGTCTGGCCAGAAACGTTTCATCTCCGAAACAGCTGGCGCTCTTATGTTCTCATCAACGAAAGAGTCTGTTAAGCTCGCTAATACTTCTTTTGCGGCAGCAGGACGTTCATAGGAACCCATAATAGTCCATTTACCGTGGGTTAAAATATATCTACGGTCAACAGGACTATCTCCTTCGTTCTCACAAAGAGGCATAAGGCACGGGAACCATCCATCCATAGCAATAAAAGAGATCGGTTTGGTACCCGCTTGTTTGTCACGATAAATTAAACCCAAGCAGGGCTGGTATATCGTTTCCATATTAAAGGGAAAATCCGGGTCTTGCGGTAATAAAGACTGGTAACTAGTGGCATTGATTACTTTGTCAAATTGTTGTGACTGACCGGAGGTATTATTAATAGTGACCAAATCACCATCCGGGTGTAGAGAACTAACCGTATAATCACAAACGACTTTTACCCCGGCCTCTTCTAAATATTGAGTGAATGCTTGGCGTAGTGGCTCACCCAAAAGCATGCTAGGCTCATCAAGATTAAAAGCGTTTAACAAACCCTTATAACCATATTCCTCCATATTAATGGGGTGACAACTGGATGTTTCTTCACAGACAGCTTTAAATGTTTGCTCGTCAACTCGAGGGGGGTTGTTATCGGCATCTTTAGCGCCGAGAGCATAGATAGCATACTCATGAGGAACTACTAATTCGGGGTAAACTTCTTTAAATCTTGAAAAACATCGCTGGCAACTTTTTCTGGTTTCAGGTGATCGAGGATAATGAGGCCCTAAATGCAAGCGAATCCCAAAGGACCCGGAAATTCCAGAGAAAATTCGAGAATTACGTTCAAATAACGTTACATCATGCCCCTCTTTTTTTAGGGCGAGAGCAAGATGGGAGCCATACCAACCAGCCCCAATTATTCCAATTTTCATTATTTTTCCCTTAAGGCTTTCATTGGGCAAATATTATACACAATTTGTTTTTTTAGTAAATAATTTTCACAAACTCTCTATTTTTTGTTGAAGTCGTTGTGCATCATGAGGAGCGCAAGCCTTTTCATCGTTATCAAAATAGCAATAAACGTTTTTGTTTTCTTTTTGCCATCTAAGAATTTTTGCTGCGTAAGTATTGAGCGTTTCTTCATCATAAGAGCCTTGATAAGGTATTTTTTTTGGCCCGTGCATACGGATGTAAATAAAATCCGCGACAATTATCTCGGGAGGCTGAAAAGTTTTAAAATCATAAAAACATAACGCCATATTTTTTTGTTGTAGCAAAGCGTAGAGTTCCTCACAAAACCAGGAAATATGACGAAACTCAAAGGTATAACGAAAGTCTTGAGGTAACTTATCAATAAAATCACTGAAAAGGGATAAATCCACCGGCCAATAGGGGGGGAATTGAAATAAAACGGGCCCTAATTTTTCTTCAAAAAGACTAAATGCTTTTAATAGACGTTCAACACTCTCTTGCGTATCCCGAAGTTTTCTCATGTGGGTAATGTAGCGATTCGCCTTGCATGAAAATATAAAGCCCTGCGGGGTAATTTCTTTCCATGTTTTCACATTATGCTCTTTGGGAATTTGATAAAAACTATTATTTAACTCTACCGAATCAAAAATAGTTGCATAAAAAGGAAGCACCTCTGGGGGTTTTATTTTTTCAGGGTAAAAAGTTCCAATCCAGCCTTTATATCTCCACCCCGACGTACCAATATAAATATCCTTATTCTTCAACAGGCGCCTCTAGTTCCGTTATGGGTAAAAGAAGGTTTGCTAAAATTATAGTATAACCGTTGTTTTTTTGAGGATTTAGCTATGAAAAAGAAAAACAGTCAGGCAAGCAAAAAGGATATTGCAGAGTCTTATAACAAGTTTAAGGAGTTTGGTGGAAAACAATATACTGGTATGAAAGTAGGCCGAACACATTCATGGAATTACGATCAAGGACAATGGAAGGAAAAAAAAGTTACTCCCGATAAGTGGGAAATCAAATATGCGGTAACCAAAAGAAGGAAAGGACACGCGCCGCAAGGATCTGGAGTTCCAGTAGGGACAAAGTACCATTGGTATATATTGGCTCATCAAATAGTAGAAAAGCTTAATGCAAATGATTATTCAACAGAAATGACAGGATTAAAATTTAAAGTAGCACATATGCGAGCAACTAAAGAAAAGTGGAATATATCAGAGCTTGCACAGAAAAAACGTATAATAAAATTATTAAAAGATGTCTTGGCGGAGCTAGAAGAAGAGTTGGAAGCGGGAAGAAAAAAGAAAGAGATGAAGGTTAAAACCCCCAGTCGTTCTACGCATCTTCATGAAAAACAGGAGCCTAGACATTATATGCACCATTAATCTTGGGAGTTATTAACATACGTGTGGACCTTCGGAGGGA
This region includes:
- a CDS encoding PAS domain-containing hybrid sensor histidine kinase/response regulator; its protein translation is MKSEIKGNKPQSLFDLAFPAVLLDKKATIIDCNECFLKLVAFPKNKIIASNLRDVFQHKNIAFPLTNLTDAAEFETTIPLGQDKLQANYKWTLTKVKNSKEEMFTLLGVNSEMVSSLENKDTITQSIIDQLPHHYIFWKDKNSVYLGCNHNLATAIGLQSSDEIVGKTDYDLPTTKEQSDTYREDDRWVIETGNPKLNIEETQTLSDGQTRILSTNKTPLRNKAGEIYGVLAIYSDITRQKELEQSLEEAKNKAEAASLAKTEFIANMSHDIRTPLSGVVGMSELLEEIAINEQQKEYAQSINQCAEQLLSLLNGILDVVSADNVNENDIHIENFELKNCLQSLIDLERPSTSLKGLFLNLDIDKRTPVFLFSDRTKIHRILLNLLGNAIKFTKEGGVTIQVDCMKKEKEFTTLRFSVKDTGIGIAQDKLKKVFQRFYRVEASYKGVYTGHGLGLHIAQVYAKLLGSKINVESEEGKGTTFYFDLKCKIGGNPNRDRKEAENLDVKVQNKKTKITNETTSTNAPTILLVEDNAIALKMAEIFALRAGFQLSTAIDGTTALTLVKKNNFSLIVTDIGLPDISGLQLTQLIREWEMQENKKSIPIIGLTAHVGDEAKEECIQAGMNDVFSKPVNLEMMQTIKQYLHPEESSDKNSSDVPLLGADLPNTEKELFAIEQYPLIDMKSGIQNSGNEELLKQMLLLMGNQELPKDVEALKNSYKTKDWNAVEKIAHKMKGGAIYIGTIRMKFACQFLERYIKAGNVTLREPLYEQLLKVVEETVAAINATASPIIS
- a CDS encoding FAD-dependent oxidoreductase — encoded protein: MKIGIIGAGWYGSHLALALKKEGHDVTLFERNSRIFSGISGSFGIRLHLGPHYPRSPETRKSCQRCFSRFKEVYPELVVPHEYAIYALGAKDADNNPPRVDEQTFKAVCEETSSCHPINMEEYGYKGLLNAFNLDEPSMLLGEPLRQAFTQYLEEAGVKVVCDYTVSSLHPDGDLVTINNTSGQSQQFDKVINATSYQSLLPQDPDFPFNMETIYQPCLGLIYRDKQAGTKPISFIAMDGWFPCLMPLCENEGDSPVDRRYILTHGKWTIMGSYERPAAAKEVLASLTDSFVDENIRAPAVSEMKRFWPDFEQRFEYVGWKGQVLAKLKTRREFRSAVTYGNGNIIHVVPGKVSNVFDVEDEVKALIAQENILYKGKYSYMRGGVLDHGIFEIEEKPSAHEANTANLQTFSELRATVSNHNFFNTSKAPTRHSFLKTNSLLLCGSLMGLGLSVVFPYASLYLLSLSIILLATFAWHKYRNIPKEDTVETNFACQA
- a CDS encoding cation diffusion facilitator family transporter, whose product is MTNISKTLEFPKDIEHIYQKAIRYQWISFFYMISSAIFTFIVMSNSQAMKTVWLQDLLGIIPPFSFLISTRIVRWKATRNFPYGFHRIVNLAYLTSALSLFILGLYLLIDGLTALIKLEHPTITTIFIGDTPIWLGYIMFLALLWSSIPSTILGHIKIPLAKSLYDKILFADSKMNKASWTSGFASIVGLIGIGFGFWWADAVAALLISLSILNDGYSNLKQSLLDLLDEIPKNIGNNKTDPLIAQIKKIVEEESWVKEAKIRVRDEGHVFFGDIFILPKAKDVPTAKIDLLREKLEKFHWRLHDMTIMPVEKL
- a CDS encoding VOC family protein, with amino-acid sequence MQNTFCWVDIPCNSLERAISFYSAVLAQPVQLFDEHGYKFGLLPHVETNVSGCLCEMPDRKPSQSGPLVYLNVEGRLDAAIEAARKAGAQIIKEKEQIGPYGHRALIVDSEGNGVALYSKEA
- a CDS encoding DUF72 domain-containing protein is translated as MKNKDIYIGTSGWRYKGWIGTFYPEKIKPPEVLPFYATIFDSVELNNSFYQIPKEHNVKTWKEITPQGFIFSCKANRYITHMRKLRDTQESVERLLKAFSLFEEKLGPVLFQFPPYWPVDLSLFSDFIDKLPQDFRYTFEFRHISWFCEELYALLQQKNMALCFYDFKTFQPPEIIVADFIYIRMHGPKKIPYQGSYDEETLNTYAAKILRWQKENKNVYCYFDNDEKACAPHDAQRLQQKIESL
- a CDS encoding outer membrane beta-barrel protein, producing the protein MKKTVVNMGLLTIALSSSVYAGTMGPIQTATVSPFVGIEGGYTWSQLNGFDFNVVDTLRIRTNDSEKGWSGRISTGLIYPLNDTFSTTGEIGWGYYGKTDFSGVLSVPGLPTVNLNGVDIKSSQNGFDVLAGVMYTQPSYDLFFKAGALIQNSRLNVRINESLLDSDLIGIISNKSSQTEALPLIKLGGAYHINEQLSVTASWMHAFGSEQKYNVSLLQSVTAPAFNANINTMNPTIDSILVGLQYKFA